DNA sequence from the Penicillium psychrofluorescens genome assembly, chromosome: 3 genome:
AGCCGCATGTTAGCCACTTTCAGTAAAAGCAAACACCGAGTACTGACAAAAGGGAAACTCTCAGGATCCCTCGGACTTGCTTGAATCAAAAACTCATCTCGCCAGCTGTCCAGCGCCTCAAAGCTCTTGGAGTTGTTGACGTCGTAGACGAGAACACAGCAATCCGCTCCGCGATAGAACGCAACGCCGAGTGACTGGAACCGCTCTTGACCAGCGGTATCCCAGATCTAAGTAGTTACGCAAGAGGTCAGTCAGACCCTCGACCGGTGCctttcattcttttcttACCTGCATCGTCACCAGCCGGTCGTCCACCAGGACTTCCTTGGTGAGGAAGTCGGCTCCGATCGTCGCTTTATAACTTCCACTGAACTTCTTGTTGACCTGTTTTGGGGCGGTGCATGTTAGCGATGACGGCGGACAGGTCACGAGACAGGATGGGGCGAGGTTGGACGGACATATTGGTTCATCAAGCTGGTCTTGCCAACACCGCTGTCTCCAAGGATGATCACCTAAATCCATCGAGATGACCGATTAGCATATCGTCCGTGCCGAGGAGGCTCAGGGTGATCCGGAGCTTGGGAGCGGAGAATGTACCTTGAGGAGAACCTTCTTCCGTGACGCCATAGCAGCGGTCGGGAGTATAGAACAATGCAAAGGATAAATGAGTGTTCCGATGTGTAAGGAGCAGCTATCAGTTGTGTCTTCCAGACAAGAATCTCGAAGCGCGGTGAGGTAGACGGGAGAAGTGGGAGTTGCCAAGTTGGGTTGCAGTCATGACGGGGACAGGGGGCGGTCAGCTAGGCGGTCGGCATCGTTTATCGATAACGGATCATTATTTGCCTCGTCATC
Encoded proteins:
- a CDS encoding uncharacterized protein (ID:PFLUO_005353-T1.cds;~source:funannotate), which codes for MASRKKVLLKVIILGDSGVGKTSLMNQYVNKKFSGSYKATIGADFLTKEVLVDDRLVTMQIWDTAGQERFQSLGVAFYRGADCCVLVYDVNNSKSFEALDSWRDEFLIQASPRDPESFPFVVIGNKIDVEESKRMISSKRAMTFCQSKGNIPYFETSAKEAVNVEQAFEVIARSALAQEEAEEFSGEFSDPINIHLDNNSDGCAC